The Apium graveolens cultivar Ventura chromosome 6, ASM990537v1, whole genome shotgun sequence genome contains a region encoding:
- the LOC141663796 gene encoding uncharacterized protein LOC141663796 has translation MALDGSIQEHDSDTTDQLLTMCTHSYFDLTYVSPVVFLYLLKECYVRGKCKATMKFRSLQQTVHQVLYNAPRPGPAIFVARCLLVLPIFEVHCEGFSHLIISALRRFLKTETTKEDLLKAKSLAAQLFLNIVGGLGHDERVLIKILEVFNVKLEDVANVICNSDVKDENDFSAAKEFIEQYIFKLVQSKSYMTAVTLLEHFCFRQSGESFLLKMMEHKEYAAAEKWAAFIGKPMLCVLVQQYIDRSMLKNAYNVIRKNSLKDEFPEAYHKGKESSIKKFAEKGLWDIAEERTNNNKQHLEYLVYLAMEAGYFEKVEELCERHSLEGFANLGELQASLPKKSFFDLNELALEGIKWVDDVSGLRDATCHIEGCKVIGIDCEWKPVYEKGKQPKVSIIQIASEKMVHILDLIKLFEDVPEVLDSCLTRIFRSSKVLKLGYNFQCDAKQLARSYGSLECFKHYEMLLDIQNLFNEPRGGLSGLTKKILGAELNKTRRNSDWEQRPLTPNQLEYAALDAVVLIHIFAHFRGHSPLEWKAHIGLVKVHHVDKAVMESA, from the exons ATGGCTTTGGATGGAAGCATTCAGGAGCACGACAGTGACACGACCGATCAGTTATTGACCATGTGCACGCATTCATATTTTGATCTTACCTATGTTTCTCCTGTGGTGTTTTTGTATCTCTTAAAAGAGTGTTATGTTCGGG GCAAATGTAAGGCAACAATGAAATTTCGTTCTCTTCAGCAAACAGTCCATCAAGTTTTATATAATGCTCCAAGGCCTGGCCCAGCTATATTTGTTGCTCGCTGCCTCTTGGTCTTGCCTATATTTGAAGTACATTGCGAAGGATTCAGTCACTTAATAATATCTGCCCTCCGTCGTTTTCTCAAAACTGAAACAACCAAAGAGGATTTACTTAAGGCAAAGTCCCTTGCTGCACAATTGTTTCTTAACATTGTTGGGGGACTGGGCCATGACGAAAGGGTTCTAATTAAGATTCTTGAAGTGTTCAATGTTAAGCTGGAAGATGTTGCAAATGTCATCTGCAATTCAGATGTGAAGGATGAAAATGATTTTAGTGCAGCAAAAGAATTTATTGAGCAATATATCTTTAAATTGGTACAGTCCAAGTCATATATGACAGCTGTCACTTTGCTGGAACATTTTTGTTTCCGCCAGTCTGGAGAGTCATTTTTGCTTAAAATGATGGAGCATAAAGAATATGCAGCAGCCGAAAAGTGGGCAGCTTTTATAGGAAAGCCAATGTTATGTGTCCTTGTCCAACAATATATTGATCGTTCAATGTTAAAAAATGCATACAACGTTATAAGGAAAAACAGTCTCAAAGATGAATTTCCTGAAGCCTATCACAAGGGAAAAGAAAG CTCAATAAAGAAATTCGCAGAAAAGGGATTGTGGGACATTGCAGAGGAAAGAACAAATAATAATAAGCAACATCTTGAGTATCTG GTTTATTTGGCAATGGAAGCTGGCTACtttgagaaagttgaagagctTTGTGAGCGCCACTCCCTTGAAGGTTTTGCAAATCTTGGAG AACTGCAGGCAAGCCTTCCGAAGAAAAGTTTTTTTGATCTTAATGAATTGGCACTGGAAGGCATAAAGTGGGTTGATGATGTCAGTGGTTTGCGTGATGCCACCTGCCATATTGAAGGATGCAAAGTCATTGGCATTGATTGTGAATGGAAACCTGTTTATGAGAAAGGCAAACAGCCTAAG GTTTCTATTATTCAAATTGCTTCTGAAAAGATGGTCCATATCTTAGACTTGATAAAATTGTTTGAAGATGTACCTGAGGTTCTGGACAGCTGTTTGACTCGAATATTTCGTTCTTCAAAAGTTTTAAAGCTTG GTTATAACTTCCAGTGTGATGCGAAGCAACTAGCTCGTTCTTATGGGTCTCTGGAGTGTTTCAAGCACTATGAGATGTTACTGGATATTCAGAATTTGTTCAATGAACCTCGGGGCGGTCTTTCTGGCCTGACAAAG AAAATCTTGGGAGCTGAATTAAACAAGACAAGACGAAATAGTGACTGGGAGCAACGCCCTTTAACTCCGAATCAG TTGGAATATGCTGCTCTTGACGCTGTTGTGCTGATTCATATTTTTGCTCATTTTCGGGGCCATTCACCACTGGAGTGGAAAGCACATATT GGACTGGTAAAGGTGCATCATGTGGACAAAGCAGTGATGGAGTCAGCTTGA